CAGCCACGCCCCAGCCGGCAGAAACGACCACGTCGGCGCGTTCGTAGGGGCCACCCCATGCCAACCCATCCACCACACGCCGCGTGGCGGCCCGATCCCAGGCCCAGGCGCCTAGCGGGCAGCCCCAGGGCAAAGTTGTAGGGGCAGCCCTTGCGGCTACCCTACCCCGACAGCGGCGGCTCCGCGCGGCTAGCCGTCCAGCTGCGTGCCCAACTGTTCGGCGACGGTGAAGATGTCCTTATCGCCGCGCCCCGAAAGGTTGACCAGCACCGTCTGATCCGGGCGCATCCTGGGCGCGCGCTTGAGCGCTTCGGCCACGGCATGGGCCGACTCCAGCGCCGGAATGATCCCCTCGGTGCGGCACAGTGTTTGGAAGGCATCCAACGCTTCCTGATCGGTGGCGTAGGTGTAGCTGGCGCGTCCCTGATCGTGCAGCAGAGCGTGTTCCGGCCCGACCGAGGCATAGTCCAAGCCCGCCGACACTGAGTGCGTCAGGGCGATCTGACCGTCCTCGTCCTGCAGCACGTAGGAGTAGGTCCCCTGCAACACCCCGGGCGTGCCACCGGCGAAGCGCGCTGCGTGCTTGCCGCTGGCGATCCCCAAACCACCGGCCTCTACGCCCACGAGCGCCACCTCGGCATCGTGCAGAAAGGCATGGAAGATGCCGATCGCGTTGGAGCCACCGCCCACGCAGGCGATGACCACATCGGGCAGTCGTCCCGTCTGCGCCAGCATCTGCTGCCGTGCTTCGCGCCCGATCACCGCCTGAAAATCACGCACCATGGTGGGATAGGGATGCGGTCCCAGCGCCGAACCGAGCAGGTAGTAGGAGTCGGGATGGGTCACCCAATCGCGCATCGCCTCATTGATCGCGTCCTTAAGCGTGCGCGAGCCGGTGTCCACGCCGCGCACCTCGGCGCCCAGCAGGCGCATGCGGAAGACATTGGGCCGCTGCCGGGCCATGTCTTCGGTACCCATGTACACCACGCACTCCAGCCCCAGCAAGGCGCAGACGGTGGCGGTGGCGACGCCGTGTTGGCCGGCGCCGGTCTCGGCGATCACACGGCGCTTGCCCATGCGTTTGGCCAGCAGACCCTGGCCCAGGGCATTGTTGATCTTGTGCGCACCGGTGTGGGCCAGATCTTCGCGCTTGAGGAAGATCTGCGCACCGCCACAGTGCTCGGTGAGCCGCCGCGCAAAGGTCAGCGGCGTGGGCCGCCCGGTGTAGGTGCGCTGCAGATGATCCAGCTCGGCCAGAAAGGCCGGATCGGCCTGGGCCTCGGCATAGGCCCGCTGCAATTCAAGAATCGCCGGCATCAATGTTTCCGGCACATAGGTTCCGCCGTAGGGACCGAAGCGTCCGCTCGCTAGCTGCGTCATGGCATGATCCTTTGCTGCACCCGCGCTGCGGGCATTATAGCAAGCCCGGCGCGTCCGCGTCGGGCAGCAGCTTGCCGGGATTGAGCAGGTCCTGCGGATCGAGCAGGCGCTTGAGCTGACGCATCAGCGTCAGCACCTCCGCACCAACCGCTGTCGCCAGGAAGGGCCGTTTGAGTAGGCCGATGCCATGCTCACCCGACAGGGTACCGCCCAGCTCCAGGGCCGCCGCGACGATCTGGCGCTCGGCTTCGGCGGCGCGCGCAGCCTGATCGGCATCGCGCACGTCAAAGGCGATCAGCGGATGGAGGTTGCCATCGCCGAAGTGGCCGCAGACGGCGATCGGCAGGCCGGTGGTGGCCGCGATGGCTTCGACGCGCGCCACCATCTCCGAAATGCGCGAGCGCGGTACCACCGTATCCTCCACGCGGAAGCTCGGTGCGGCGGCTTCCAGGGCATAGTGCACGCTGCGGCGCATGCGCCAGAGCCGCGCGCGCGATTCATCGTCGCTCGCGATCTCGATGGCAAAACCGCCCTGCGCGGCGCACAGGTTCGCCGCGCGCTCCAGCTCGGCAGCCAGCGCTGCGGGGGCGTTGCCGTCCTGCTCGATGATCACCAGCGCGCCGGCCTCCACCGGCACCTCGGCGCCGAGATAGGCGCGCACCATGCGCAGGGTGGTGCGATCCATCAGCTCCAGCGCGCAGGGCAGACTGCCACTGTGGAGCACGGCGTCCACCGCGGCGCTGGCCGCCGCCAGCGAAGGAAACAACGCCGTCAGCGTAGCGCGGTAGCCCGGCCGCGGGATCAGGCGCAGGATCACCTCGGTAACAATGCCCAACGTGCCTTCCGAACCGATGAAGAGCTGCTTCAGATCGTAGCCGACGGCCTGCTTGTGGGTCTGGCCGCCCAGCCGCAGTACGCGTCCATCGGCCAGCACCACGGTCATGCCCAGCACGTAGTGGCGTGTCACACCATACTTCAGCGCACGCGGTCCGCCGGCGTTGGTGGCGACATTACCGCCGATGGTGCACTCGGCCAGACTGGCCGGATCGGGCGGGTAGAACAGACCCCGCGCTTCGACCGCGGCCTGCAGATCGCCGGTGCGCACGCCGGCTTCCACCGTTGCGGTCATGGCTGGGGCATCGATCTCCAGGATGCGGTTCATGCGCGCCAGGCTGAGCACGAGACCACCCCGCGCCGGCACGGCGCCGCCGGCGACGCCGGTGCCGCTGCCACGCGTGATGATCGGCAGGCTATGCGCCGCGGCGATGCGGACAACCGTCGCCACCTCGTCCGTCGAGCACGGCTCAACCACCAGATCGGGGCGCCCGGGCTGGAGCGTTGCATCGCTGCTCCACGGCTCCAGGTCCGCCGTGCGCAGGCGATCGGGCGGCAAGTGCGCGGCCAGTGCAGCGCGTACCGCAGCGAGGGCCAGCAGCATAGCTGCTTGCCTCTCCCTGCGTTGGGAGAGCGGCGGCGCGCAACCGCCGCCCTCCACGAGCGCCACGGTTAATTGCGCCGTTCGGCGTCGGCCTCATCCGCCAGGCGCTCCATCTCGGCGACCAGCTCGCCAAAGTAGGCGCAGGCCTGCGCCACCGGTTCGGGTGCGGTCATGTCCACACCCGCATCGCGCAACAGCTCGATCGACGTCTTGGAGCTGCCGCCGCTCAGGAAGCGCAGATAGCGCTCCACAGCGGGCTGACCTTCGTTCAGGATCTGGCGCGCCAGGGCCATCGAGGCCGAGATGCCGGTGGCGTACTGATAGACATAGAAGGTCATATAGAAGTGCGGGATACGCATCCACTCGCGCGCGATCAGCTCGTCCACAACCATGTCGGGGCCGTAGTAGCGCTGGTTGAGATCGTAGTAGAGTGCATTGAACTCGTCAGCGGTCAGCGCCGCGCCCGCCTCCATGCGCCGATAGATCTCGTACTCGAACTCGGCGAACATGGTCTGGCGAAAGAGCGTGCCGCGCAGGGTTTCAAGCTGATGGTTGATCAGGTGCATGCGCAGCGCGCGATCATCGGTGGCCTTGAGTAGATGATCGACCAACAGCGCTTCGTTGAGCGTAGAGGCTACTTCAGCCACGAAGATGGTGTAGCTGCCATAGACGTAGGGCTGCGTGCGACGCGTGAAATAGGAGTGCAGCGAGTGGCCTAGCTCGTGCGCCAGGGTGAAGACGTTGTCCAGCGACTGCTGATAGTTCATCAGGATGAAAGGCTGGGTGGTGTAAGCGCCCCAGCTAAACGCGCCTGAGCGCTTGCCCTGGTTCTCGTACACGTCCACCCAGCGCCCCTCATACAGCCCGTAGCGCGTCGCCGCCAGGTAGCTCTCGCCCAGCGGCTGCAGACCGGCCAGCACCATCTCGCGC
The sequence above is a segment of the Kallotenue papyrolyticum genome. Coding sequences within it:
- the trpB gene encoding tryptophan synthase subunit beta, translating into MTQLASGRFGPYGGTYVPETLMPAILELQRAYAEAQADPAFLAELDHLQRTYTGRPTPLTFARRLTEHCGGAQIFLKREDLAHTGAHKINNALGQGLLAKRMGKRRVIAETGAGQHGVATATVCALLGLECVVYMGTEDMARQRPNVFRMRLLGAEVRGVDTGSRTLKDAINEAMRDWVTHPDSYYLLGSALGPHPYPTMVRDFQAVIGREARQQMLAQTGRLPDVVIACVGGGSNAIGIFHAFLHDAEVALVGVEAGGLGIASGKHAARFAGGTPGVLQGTYSYVLQDEDGQIALTHSVSAGLDYASVGPEHALLHDQGRASYTYATDQEALDAFQTLCRTEGIIPALESAHAVAEALKRAPRMRPDQTVLVNLSGRGDKDIFTVAEQLGTQLDG
- a CDS encoding FAD-binding oxidoreductase, translated to MLLALAAVRAALAAHLPPDRLRTADLEPWSSDATLQPGRPDLVVEPCSTDEVATVVRIAAAHSLPIITRGSGTGVAGGAVPARGGLVLSLARMNRILEIDAPAMTATVEAGVRTGDLQAAVEARGLFYPPDPASLAECTIGGNVATNAGGPRALKYGVTRHYVLGMTVVLADGRVLRLGGQTHKQAVGYDLKQLFIGSEGTLGIVTEVILRLIPRPGYRATLTALFPSLAAASAAVDAVLHSGSLPCALELMDRTTLRMVRAYLGAEVPVEAGALVIIEQDGNAPAALAAELERAANLCAAQGGFAIEIASDDESRARLWRMRRSVHYALEAAAPSFRVEDTVVPRSRISEMVARVEAIAATTGLPIAVCGHFGDGNLHPLIAFDVRDADQAARAAEAERQIVAAALELGGTLSGEHGIGLLKRPFLATAVGAEVLTLMRQLKRLLDPQDLLNPGKLLPDADAPGLL